Proteins encoded by one window of Cyclobacteriaceae bacterium:
- a CDS encoding ABC transporter permease, producing the protein MFKNYLLISFRNLRKQFSYSLINITGLGLGLATALLLILWVTHELSFDTFHSKADRIYRSSMEYSFGGQVSKTSVSPTALLPALKSFAEVEEGVRVYNPSGWSPFIVKKDENIFQETKFFFADSGFFNVFDFELIKGNPQKVLTEPYSVILTENTALKYFGDEDPIGKTLTINNARDYTVTGVVKNTPDNSILRFDFLGSFTSLAVTRAKPFWWSANYQTFVVVHKNASVTQLDQKLNDLVKQELAADLTNAGDYVRYNFMKLTDIHLRSDFSTEEAALGDIKYVYIFSIIAILVLVIASINYINLATARAADRAKEVGLRKVVGAVRKQLFAQFMGESIVITILSFLLAFFLAQVMLPFFNHITGKEFAFASLLSPTFLLVSLATLILIAALSGAYPALVITGFQPATVLKGNFRSSGRGIWLRKALVVTQFSISVILIVGTLIIQKQLTFIQSRKLGYDKENTIVLPYERRMPEAFSSFKNELMRSGVVTAVGRGNESPVQIRGGYSIKTAETTGPGVIITGLPVDEDYVPALGMELLDGRNFTKADVERVSRDTIYSFIVNESALAALFLEKENAIGTVVEVRPRKGEIVGVVKDFHFASLHNSIGPLVIFPEEAQLNHVFVKLADGDVQQLLEKIKSISNAIYPHRPFEFQFVDQQYAALYQAEERMGTIFTVFATLAIIIACLGLFGLVSFSAVQKTKEISIRKVLGASAQNIVMLITRDYTPLILTAILIGLPVSWFMMTKWLSAFAYKTEIGASSLVWASLLCVIIAFGTASYQAIKAAFINPADSLRNE; encoded by the coding sequence ATGTTCAAAAACTACCTCCTGATCAGTTTTCGTAATCTTCGCAAGCAATTTTCCTATTCGTTGATCAATATTACCGGACTTGGCTTAGGCCTTGCTACTGCCCTGCTTCTTATTCTATGGGTTACGCATGAGTTAAGTTTTGATACATTTCACAGTAAAGCGGATCGTATTTACAGAAGCTCCATGGAATACAGCTTTGGTGGGCAGGTGTCCAAAACGTCTGTCTCTCCCACCGCGCTGCTACCGGCACTAAAAAGTTTTGCTGAAGTAGAAGAAGGCGTTCGCGTTTACAATCCTTCCGGATGGAGTCCGTTTATTGTAAAAAAAGACGAGAACATTTTTCAGGAAACAAAATTCTTCTTTGCCGATAGCGGGTTCTTCAACGTATTCGATTTTGAACTGATTAAAGGAAATCCGCAGAAAGTATTAACAGAACCCTACTCGGTCATCCTTACCGAAAACACAGCACTAAAATATTTTGGTGATGAAGATCCGATAGGAAAAACCCTTACCATTAACAATGCGCGCGATTATACCGTGACCGGTGTAGTAAAAAATACGCCTGATAATTCAATTTTACGTTTCGATTTCTTAGGCTCCTTTACTTCGCTGGCAGTAACCCGCGCAAAACCATTCTGGTGGAGTGCCAACTACCAAACCTTTGTGGTGGTGCATAAAAATGCTTCGGTTACACAACTCGATCAAAAGCTAAACGACCTCGTTAAGCAAGAACTGGCTGCCGATCTGACCAACGCAGGCGATTATGTGCGCTACAATTTCATGAAGTTAACCGACATCCATCTTCGCTCTGATTTCAGCACGGAAGAAGCAGCGCTGGGCGATATCAAGTATGTTTATATTTTTTCAATAATAGCCATTCTGGTATTGGTTATTGCCAGCATTAATTACATAAACCTGGCTACTGCCCGTGCTGCCGACCGCGCAAAAGAAGTGGGTCTACGAAAAGTGGTAGGTGCAGTAAGGAAACAACTTTTTGCACAATTCATGGGTGAATCTATTGTCATCACCATACTTTCCTTCCTGTTGGCATTTTTTCTTGCACAGGTTATGCTTCCCTTTTTCAATCACATTACCGGGAAAGAATTTGCCTTCGCCTCGTTGTTATCTCCAACTTTTTTGTTGGTGAGCCTCGCAACCTTAATACTCATTGCTGCTTTGTCAGGGGCCTACCCCGCACTGGTTATTACTGGTTTTCAACCCGCTACTGTATTGAAAGGTAACTTCCGCTCAAGCGGCCGTGGAATATGGTTGAGAAAAGCATTGGTGGTTACACAGTTCAGTATTTCTGTCATTCTGATTGTTGGAACATTAATTATTCAAAAGCAACTCACGTTTATTCAGTCGAGAAAATTAGGCTACGATAAGGAGAACACCATCGTTCTGCCTTATGAACGCAGAATGCCTGAAGCATTCTCATCGTTCAAAAATGAATTGATGCGCTCAGGTGTAGTAACCGCTGTGGGTCGTGGCAATGAATCACCTGTTCAGATTCGTGGTGGGTATTCCATTAAAACTGCAGAAACAACAGGCCCCGGTGTTATCATTACCGGTTTACCTGTTGATGAAGACTATGTGCCAGCCTTGGGCATGGAACTATTGGATGGAAGAAACTTTACAAAAGCGGACGTAGAACGGGTTTCCAGGGATACCATTTACTCCTTCATTGTAAATGAATCTGCCCTTGCCGCGCTCTTTCTGGAAAAGGAGAACGCCATTGGAACTGTTGTTGAAGTGAGACCAAGAAAAGGAGAAATTGTTGGAGTTGTTAAGGATTTTCACTTCGCCTCATTACATAATTCAATCGGGCCATTGGTAATTTTTCCGGAAGAAGCTCAACTGAACCACGTGTTTGTTAAGCTTGCCGATGGCGATGTTCAGCAATTGCTGGAAAAAATAAAATCGATTTCAAACGCTATTTATCCGCATCGTCCGTTTGAGTTTCAGTTTGTCGATCAGCAATATGCAGCACTTTACCAAGCCGAAGAACGCATGGGCACCATCTTCACCGTGTTTGCTACCTTGGCTATTATCATTGCATGTCTTGGATTGTTTGGACTTGTTTCTTTTTCTGCCGTTCAGAAAACCAAAGAGATCAGCATTCGCAAAGTGTTGGGCGCATCAGCTCAAAACATTGTGATGCTTATTACCCGCGATTATACACCACTCATTTTAACAGCTATACTTATTGGTCTTCCGGTTTCGTGGTTCATGATGACCAAATGGTTAAGTGCATTCGCCTATAAAACCGAAATCGGTGCATCCTCATTGGTGTGGGCCTCGCTCCTTTGCGTGATAATTGCCTTTGGCACAGCAAGCTATCAGGCCATCAAGGCCGCTTTCATTAATCCGGCCGATAGCCTGCGCAACGAATAA
- a CDS encoding sigma-70 family RNA polymerase sigma factor, producing the protein MLSDDEIRQEYQILEKSKKDSRAFGVLYEKYFDRIFNFIYRQTDDEDLTADLCSQAFLNALNHVNRFEFRGVPVSAWLYRIAANEVNKHYRKQKATRVFSIEEVRVKELVEMGADGWDEELVQRLIGYLKELPTDMLEVLELRFFEDKDFKEIAYILNITESGAKMRTYRALDRLRKNFNLSIKYDGKK; encoded by the coding sequence TTGCTATCGGATGACGAAATACGCCAGGAGTACCAAATCCTCGAGAAGTCGAAAAAGGATTCGCGTGCATTTGGCGTGTTATATGAAAAATATTTCGATAGGATTTTCAATTTCATTTACCGGCAAACCGATGATGAAGACCTAACTGCTGATCTTTGCTCACAGGCCTTTCTCAATGCACTAAACCATGTAAACCGATTTGAATTTCGGGGCGTACCGGTTTCTGCCTGGCTGTACCGCATTGCGGCCAACGAGGTAAACAAACACTACCGAAAACAAAAAGCTACGCGCGTATTCAGCATTGAAGAAGTGCGTGTAAAAGAACTGGTAGAAATGGGCGCTGATGGCTGGGATGAAGAATTGGTGCAACGATTAATCGGCTATCTAAAAGAATTGCCTACCGATATGCTGGAAGTATTGGAACTTCGGTTTTTTGAAGACAAGGACTTTAAAGAAATTGCATACATTCTGAACATAACCGAAAGCGGAGCAAAAATGCGCACCTATCGGGCACTGGACAGGCTGCGGAAAAATTTTAATCTTAGTATCAAGTACGATGGGAAGAAATGA
- a CDS encoding TonB family protein: MEPKKNPNKDVHRYTKQFFLIGFAISVAVVIVAFEWQSRIAQKPVDGLPPQQEVTFYPYEVIQVKHQEPSVQKPKKIKMVDPTRIEVAKVTEPEPTDIEIAIEPIEVKPGPIEIEIPVETSPDTFIVVQQMPQPVGGYEAFYKKVSTSIKYPSRAKQRNAHGKVFVEFVVSPSGEPVNFKIVKGIGNGCDEEAVRVLKQIRWEPGKQRGNPVFVKMTMPVHFRLN; the protein is encoded by the coding sequence ATGGAACCCAAGAAAAATCCAAACAAAGATGTACACCGGTACACCAAGCAATTTTTTCTGATCGGCTTTGCCATTAGTGTTGCCGTAGTCATTGTAGCATTCGAATGGCAAAGTCGCATAGCACAAAAACCAGTTGACGGTTTACCACCTCAACAGGAGGTCACATTCTATCCGTACGAAGTAATTCAGGTTAAACACCAGGAGCCTTCGGTACAAAAGCCTAAAAAGATCAAGATGGTTGATCCTACCCGGATTGAAGTGGCAAAAGTAACAGAACCTGAGCCAACAGATATCGAAATAGCCATTGAACCCATTGAAGTTAAACCAGGTCCAATTGAAATTGAAATACCCGTTGAAACATCACCCGATACATTCATCGTGGTTCAACAAATGCCACAACCGGTGGGTGGCTATGAAGCTTTTTACAAGAAAGTAAGCACCTCAATCAAATACCCTAGCCGTGCCAAACAGCGCAATGCCCACGGAAAAGTTTTTGTAGAGTTTGTTGTCAGCCCATCGGGTGAACCGGTAAACTTTAAAATCGTAAAAGGAATCGGCAATGGCTGCGATGAAGAGGCCGTGCGCGTGCTGAAGCAAATTCGTTGGGAGCCAGGCAAACAACGGGGTAATCCGGTATTCGTTAAAATGACCATGCCGGTCCATTTCCGGCTTAATTAA
- a CDS encoding RNA polymerase sigma factor RpoD/SigA codes for MRQLKISKQITNRESQSLDKYLQEIGKVDLITAEQEVELAKRIKAGDQIALEKLTKANLRFVVSVAKQYQNNGLTLGDLINEGNVGLIKAATRFDETRGFKFISYAVWWIRQSIMQALAEQSRIVRLPLNRVGSLNKISRTFSELEQKFQREPSPEEIAEILDITADEVRENLSVGGRQVSVDAPFANGEESSLLDVLESTSEVTPDSSLLEDSLRKEVQRALATLTQREAEVISYYFGLNGEQALTLEEIGEKFNLTRERVRQIKEKATRRLRHSSRSKSLKAYLG; via the coding sequence ATGCGACAGTTAAAAATCAGTAAACAAATCACGAATCGGGAGAGTCAGTCCCTTGACAAATATTTACAGGAAATTGGTAAAGTAGACCTGATCACAGCCGAACAGGAGGTAGAATTAGCCAAGCGTATTAAAGCAGGCGATCAGATTGCCCTTGAAAAACTAACCAAGGCGAACCTTCGCTTTGTTGTATCCGTAGCGAAACAATACCAAAACAATGGCCTTACCCTGGGCGACTTAATTAATGAAGGAAATGTGGGTTTGATAAAAGCGGCAACGCGTTTTGATGAAACCCGTGGTTTTAAATTTATATCCTATGCGGTGTGGTGGATTCGCCAGTCCATTATGCAGGCTTTGGCCGAGCAATCCCGTATTGTGCGCCTTCCGCTGAACCGGGTAGGCTCATTGAACAAAATTTCCCGCACTTTCTCTGAATTGGAGCAGAAATTTCAGCGTGAACCTTCTCCGGAAGAAATTGCTGAAATTCTTGACATTACTGCAGATGAGGTTCGCGAGAACCTGAGTGTAGGCGGTCGTCAGGTTTCCGTAGATGCACCCTTTGCCAATGGCGAAGAAAGCAGCTTGCTGGATGTATTGGAAAGCACCAGTGAAGTTACACCCGATTCTTCCCTGCTGGAAGATTCACTAAGAAAGGAAGTGCAACGCGCATTGGCAACGTTAACCCAACGCGAAGCGGAAGTAATCTCGTATTATTTCGGTTTGAACGGAGAACAGGCGTTGACACTGGAAGAGATTGGTGAGAAGTTTAACCTGACGCGCGAGCGTGTTCGCCAGATCAAGGAAAAAGCAACCCGCAGGTTACGTCATAGCTCACGTAGCAAGAGCCTGAAGGCTTATCTCGGATAA
- a CDS encoding DUF4097 family beta strand repeat-containing protein, translated as MKKQLVFIILSTILSMGSMAQNAGDFTVPFSDPAKRGKVKAHLNSGSITIKGTPRKDVLVKYSASDKDGKKIEQGKDGMKRISGGTMDLEVSESSNFVKISSGSWNNALSLEIEVPSNIDLQVHTYNDGVLTIQNIQGELELSNYNGEIYAYNISGSVVATSYNGEIKVTFDKVTEGTPMSFSTYNGDVDLTFPSTLKSSLKMKTNQGDIFTDFDVALVKSGPIQKKDEKSGVYKVVIDDWVKGDVNGGGPEFMLKTYNGDIFVRKK; from the coding sequence ATGAAAAAGCAACTGGTTTTTATAATACTGAGCACAATCTTATCAATGGGGTCTATGGCCCAAAACGCAGGCGACTTTACAGTGCCCTTTAGTGATCCGGCAAAACGTGGAAAAGTAAAGGCACATTTAAACTCAGGCTCTATTACCATAAAGGGTACGCCAAGGAAGGATGTTCTGGTTAAATATTCGGCCTCTGATAAAGATGGAAAGAAAATTGAGCAAGGTAAGGATGGAATGAAGCGAATATCAGGTGGCACGATGGATCTCGAAGTTTCAGAGAGCAGCAACTTTGTTAAGATTTCTTCAGGATCATGGAACAATGCGCTAAGCCTGGAAATTGAAGTGCCTTCAAATATTGATCTACAAGTGCATACGTACAATGATGGTGTTCTTACCATTCAAAATATTCAAGGTGAACTTGAACTGAGTAACTACAATGGTGAAATCTATGCCTATAACATTTCCGGATCGGTAGTGGCTACCTCTTATAATGGTGAAATAAAGGTTACCTTCGATAAAGTTACGGAAGGAACACCCATGTCGTTTTCAACATACAATGGTGATGTTGATCTTACATTTCCTTCAACCTTGAAGTCTTCGCTGAAGATGAAAACAAATCAAGGCGATATCTTCACAGATTTTGATGTGGCCTTGGTTAAGTCAGGCCCGATTCAAAAGAAGGATGAAAAATCGGGCGTGTATAAAGTGGTGATCGATGATTGGGTAAAAGGAGATGTAAATGGGGGAGGCCCCGAGTTTATGTTGAAAACCTATAACGGAGATATCTTTGTGAGAAAAAAGTAG
- a CDS encoding HEAT repeat domain-containing protein codes for MDKEKINELLVKYHEGQADPSELKQIEHLLELGVIELDDLDSLRHVQRQLEELEMPVPSTEMDHQFYTMLSKIKQESGGFSWSSFFSWPQLAPKLAFASVTLLVGFFLGYFLQPDSDDEQVALLNEQVFELREMMMLSLLEKESATERLKAVSLTQEMDQVSSKVTNALIQTLNNDPNVNVRLSALEALKLYVRNDQVREQLVQSIGRQDSPLVQVALAELMAALQEKSSVKALEQILKSDSTPGDVKKRIEESIKVMS; via the coding sequence ATGGATAAGGAGAAGATTAATGAATTATTGGTCAAGTATCATGAAGGTCAGGCTGACCCATCGGAGCTAAAACAGATTGAGCACTTGCTTGAGCTGGGAGTAATTGAGTTGGATGATCTTGATTCCCTCAGGCATGTACAAAGACAATTGGAGGAACTGGAAATGCCAGTCCCTTCAACGGAAATGGATCATCAGTTCTACACGATGTTGTCTAAAATCAAGCAGGAGTCTGGTGGATTTTCATGGAGTAGTTTTTTCAGTTGGCCGCAACTGGCACCCAAGTTGGCATTTGCCTCAGTTACTCTGCTGGTTGGTTTTTTCCTGGGGTATTTCCTTCAACCCGATTCGGATGATGAGCAGGTTGCCTTACTCAATGAGCAGGTATTTGAACTAAGGGAAATGATGATGCTTTCCCTGCTTGAAAAGGAATCGGCTACCGAAAGATTGAAAGCCGTTAGCTTGACTCAGGAAATGGACCAGGTGAGTAGCAAAGTCACCAACGCATTGATTCAAACCCTTAACAATGATCCGAATGTGAACGTACGACTTTCCGCACTGGAAGCATTAAAGCTATACGTGCGCAATGATCAGGTTCGTGAACAATTGGTGCAATCTATCGGCAGGCAAGATTCGCCATTGGTACAGGTGGCGTTGGCCGAGTTGATGGCTGCGCTACAAGAAAAATCATCGGTAAAGGCACTGGAGCAAATTCTGAAAAGTGACAGCACTCCGGGTGATGTAAAAAAACGAATTGAGGAAAGTATTAAAGTAATGAGTTGA
- a CDS encoding RNA polymerase sigma factor, which translates to MKTLSGLETLSDNALMLKVKEGDLDRLGLLFERYKRPLFGFFYGLSKNTELSEDLVQNVFFRILKYRHVFRGDGDFRTWMFHIARNVNNDHYRKNKFGKVESVENWQDRLGSPDSHTTDLQQREELQLLAMAMERLPQDRREILLLSKFQEMKYKEIGEVLGCSEGTVKVKVFRALQELKAVYKQLEKQV; encoded by the coding sequence TTGAAAACTTTATCCGGATTGGAAACACTCAGCGACAATGCCTTGATGCTCAAGGTTAAAGAGGGTGATCTCGACAGGCTAGGCCTTTTGTTCGAGCGCTATAAAAGGCCGCTGTTCGGGTTCTTCTATGGCTTGAGCAAAAACACTGAATTAAGTGAAGACCTTGTTCAGAATGTGTTCTTCCGCATTTTGAAGTATCGCCATGTATTCCGCGGGGATGGCGATTTCAGAACGTGGATGTTTCACATTGCGCGTAATGTGAACAACGACCACTATAGGAAGAACAAATTTGGAAAGGTTGAATCTGTTGAAAACTGGCAGGATCGGCTGGGTTCACCCGATTCCCACACCACGGATCTCCAACAACGCGAAGAATTGCAGTTGCTTGCCATGGCCATGGAAAGGTTGCCACAGGATAGAAGGGAAATTTTGTTGCTCAGCAAATTCCAGGAAATGAAGTACAAGGAGATTGGTGAGGTACTGGGCTGTTCGGAGGGTACCGTAAAAGTTAAAGTTTTCAGGGCCTTGCAAGAATTGAAGGCTGTGTACAAACAACTTGAAAAGCAAGTATAG
- the floA gene encoding flotillin-like protein FloA (flotillin-like protein involved in membrane lipid rafts), whose amino-acid sequence MHGCIFPFNAGLVGGIILFTYILPISLWITAIFSGVRIGLVDMVFMRFRKVPPALIVQSLILATKAGIKGITSNQLETHYLAKGHLQQVIKALIVADKANLNMNFKEATAIDLAGRDVLRAVQLSVTPYVIAVPAIMGVSIEGIQLVAVARVTVRANIRQLVGGSGEETIIARVGQGIISAIGKAPSYKEVLSNPDSISKEVLANGLDSGTAYEILSIDIADIDIGKNIGALLQIDQANADLNIAKAKAEERRAMAVALEQEMVARAQEARAKVIMEEVKIPAAISGAFRSQKFLN is encoded by the coding sequence ATGCATGGATGTATATTTCCTTTTAACGCTGGGCTCGTAGGCGGTATAATACTTTTCACTTATATCCTACCAATCAGCCTGTGGATTACGGCTATTTTTTCAGGAGTACGGATTGGACTCGTAGATATGGTGTTCATGCGCTTTCGAAAGGTGCCACCTGCTTTGATTGTACAATCGCTTATTCTGGCTACCAAGGCGGGCATTAAAGGAATCACCTCTAATCAGCTGGAAACCCACTATTTAGCCAAAGGCCATCTGCAGCAGGTAATCAAAGCCTTGATTGTGGCAGACAAAGCCAACCTGAACATGAATTTCAAAGAAGCTACTGCCATTGACCTGGCCGGCCGCGATGTATTACGGGCTGTGCAACTATCGGTAACTCCGTATGTAATTGCAGTACCTGCCATTATGGGTGTATCCATTGAGGGCATTCAACTGGTAGCCGTTGCGCGTGTAACGGTTCGGGCCAACATCCGGCAGTTGGTGGGTGGATCGGGTGAAGAAACCATTATTGCGCGCGTTGGACAGGGTATTATTTCGGCAATAGGTAAAGCGCCTAGTTATAAAGAAGTACTCAGCAATCCGGATAGTATCTCCAAAGAGGTGCTCGCCAATGGGCTTGATTCAGGAACCGCCTATGAAATTTTGTCGATTGACATTGCCGATATCGACATCGGTAAAAACATTGGTGCGCTGTTGCAAATTGATCAGGCCAATGCCGACCTGAATATCGCCAAAGCCAAAGCAGAAGAACGTAGGGCGATGGCCGTGGCACTGGAACAGGAAATGGTTGCCCGGGCACAGGAAGCACGCGCTAAAGTGATTATGGAAGAAGTGAAAATTCCGGCAGCCATATCAGGCGCCTTCCGTTCGCAAAAGTTTCTTAATTGA
- a CDS encoding class I SAM-dependent methyltransferase: protein MDQQKHWNTIAPTYEDEIFDVFKSDKRKILPRYFKKHANKKHRAIDFGCGVGKAFPYLAPAFKEVLALDISEECLSTAKQRPYKNIIFKHADLSNPRLRIAPADFAFCCNVIMLPEVEKNVIMFRNIQKSLKRGGHALMVVPSLESVLHASWQLIRMYKKEGIDLKNIPAHEFDYFKANKPHLVQGIIHINDVPTKHYTHTELHVLMREVGLTVTAIEKIEYDWNTEFDKPASWMKDPYPWDWLIECRKIN from the coding sequence ATGGATCAACAAAAGCATTGGAATACCATTGCCCCTACATACGAAGACGAAATATTTGATGTCTTCAAAAGCGATAAGCGAAAAATACTTCCCCGATATTTTAAAAAACATGCCAACAAAAAACACCGCGCCATCGATTTTGGTTGCGGAGTAGGCAAGGCCTTTCCTTATTTAGCGCCTGCGTTCAAAGAAGTTCTTGCACTTGATATTTCTGAAGAGTGCCTTTCAACGGCAAAGCAACGCCCGTATAAAAACATCATATTCAAGCATGCTGACCTTTCAAACCCCCGGTTAAGAATCGCGCCTGCTGATTTTGCTTTTTGCTGTAACGTAATCATGTTACCCGAAGTGGAAAAGAATGTGATCATGTTTCGGAACATTCAGAAATCGTTGAAGCGTGGGGGTCATGCCCTTATGGTTGTGCCATCACTTGAGTCGGTATTGCATGCCTCGTGGCAGTTGATACGCATGTACAAAAAAGAAGGTATTGATTTGAAAAATATTCCGGCTCATGAGTTCGATTATTTCAAAGCGAATAAACCTCACCTGGTGCAAGGGATTATACACATTAACGATGTGCCCACCAAGCATTATACGCATACCGAGTTGCATGTACTCATGCGTGAGGTTGGCCTCACCGTTACCGCCATCGAAAAAATTGAGTACGATTGGAATACAGAATTTGATAAACCTGCCAGTTGGATGAAGGATCCCTATCCCTGGGATTGGCTGATCGAATGCCGTAAAATCAATTAA
- a CDS encoding DUF1801 domain-containing protein, which translates to MAELKTKKNTSSVKAFLQSVKDTQMREDCEKVAALMKTITKTEPKMWGTSIVGFGEYHYKYASGREGDWFLCGFSPRKQALTLYIMSGLEQQPELLAKLGKHKTGKSCLYIKRLGDVDLNVLKSLIQQGMKKPMGKA; encoded by the coding sequence ATGGCCGAACTCAAAACCAAAAAGAACACCTCAAGCGTAAAGGCTTTTCTCCAATCGGTGAAGGATACGCAAATGCGTGAAGATTGTGAGAAAGTTGCTGCGTTGATGAAGACGATTACTAAGACCGAACCCAAAATGTGGGGCACCAGTATTGTTGGGTTTGGCGAATACCATTATAAATACGCCAGCGGTCGTGAGGGCGATTGGTTTTTATGTGGTTTTTCTCCGCGCAAGCAAGCGCTTACCCTTTACATCATGAGCGGTCTGGAGCAACAGCCGGAGTTGTTGGCAAAACTGGGAAAGCACAAAACCGGAAAATCGTGCCTGTATATCAAGCGACTTGGAGATGTAGACCTGAACGTTTTGAAATCACTTATTCAGCAAGGTATGAAGAAGCCCATGGGAAAAGCGTGA
- a CDS encoding response regulator, with protein sequence MKNATASEGRKHILLVEDNAGDVLLMREAFEELNLPHSLTVATDGLQALDFIFKQGRYTDARPPDLILLDVNLPGVNGHEILIRTKNNDATRHIPVLMLTTSTNPEDIRKSYQNFANAYIPKPIQLDDFIDLVSSIDRFWYQTARVPV encoded by the coding sequence ATGAAAAATGCAACGGCCAGTGAGGGCCGAAAACACATTTTACTTGTTGAAGATAATGCGGGTGATGTGTTACTTATGCGTGAAGCATTCGAAGAGTTGAATCTGCCCCACTCATTAACGGTGGCCACGGATGGTCTGCAAGCCCTGGATTTCATTTTCAAGCAAGGTCGTTATACAGATGCAAGACCGCCCGATTTAATCTTGCTGGACGTAAACCTGCCGGGTGTAAATGGTCATGAAATTCTTATCCGCACAAAAAATAATGATGCCACGCGACACATACCAGTGCTCATGTTGACCACATCAACCAATCCGGAAGATATACGGAAGTCGTACCAGAATTTTGCCAATGCCTACATTCCCAAGCCCATTCAATTGGATGATTTTATTGATTTGGTCAGTTCAATCGATCGGTTTTGGTATCAGACGGCCCGTGTGCCGGTGTAG